From a region of the Phaeodactylum tricornutum CCAP 1055/1 chromosome 4, whole genome shotgun sequence genome:
- a CDS encoding predicted protein, producing DDGFVLCDLNIIRKKLQVWRQLFPRVRPLFALKCNPDPMVAAVLGQSGVCGFDCASLPEVELALKSVSNNPRLLVYANPQRAEKDLEMALSLGVRALTFDGPEELHKVHRAYQQRLAAQSNSRPPQMILRILVPDESSTVPLGEKFGASPARIASLANLALTLGLRIIGVSFHCGSGNHDPRAYRIAIELAAEAIQTIDLVQKDHKAACWLLDIGGGYPGLDGMGGDAGRFCGSKVKLDESLVQEDETETTEKVSNIVSPLLNKLFPHEQIHFVSEPGRYFVEGAFALCSRIYQAQSEYASESRHTVVRRHYFIAQGVQGMFKDCLLCNEVFTPVPLFVDSCCTDVIRIPSVIHGPSGELYDIIARDHPLPFLEAGDWLLFDRMGAYTLSIA from the coding sequence GACGACGGATTTGTCCTTTGTGATTTAAACATCATTCGTAAAAAGCTACAAGTATGGAGGCAGCTGTTCCCACGAGTCAGACCGCTTTTTGCTCTCAAGTGCAATCCTGATCCGATGGTAGCTGCGGTCTTAGGTCAATCGGGTGTTTGCGGTTTCGACTGTGCGTCCCTGCCCGAAGTCGAATTGGCCCTGAAGTCGGTCAGCAATAATCCCCGTCTTTTGGTGTATGCAAATCCTCAGCGTGCAGAAAAAGACTTGGAAATGGCTTTGTCTCTGGGTGTACGGGCTCTAACCTTCGACGGACCAGAGGAGCTGCACAAAGTCCACCGCGCCTATCAACAGCGACTGGCTGCACAGTCAAACTCACGACCTCCGCAAATGATTTTGCGTATCCTAGTTCCAGACGAAAGCTCAACCGTACCATTGGGAGAAAAGTTTGGTGCCTCTCCTGCTCGTATAGCGTCGCTGGCGAACTTGGCTTTGACTCTTGGTTTGCGAATCATAGGGGTGTCTTTTCACTGTGGATCAGGGAATCACGATCCTCGCGCGTATCGAATTGCTATCGAGCTCGCAGCcgaagcaattcaaacaaTCGATCTTGTACAGAAAGACCACAAGGCAGCTTGTTGGTTATTAGACATTGGAGGAGGTTATCCTGGCCTCGATGGAATGGGAGGGGACGCTGGCCGATTCTGCGGCTCAAAAGTAAAACTAGACGAGTCGCTAGTACAAGAGGACGAAACAGAAACTACCGAGAAGGTTTCCAACATTGTTTCACCATTGTTGAACAAACTATTCCCCCATGAACAGATACATTTTGTCTCTGAGCCTGGGAGATATTTTGTAGAAGGGGCGTTCGCTTTGTGCAGTAGAATCTACCAGGCTCAAAGCGAGTATGCCAGCGAGAGCCGACACACCGTTGTCCGTCGTCACTACTTTATTGCCCAGGGTGTCCAGGGCATGTTCAAGGACTGCTTACTCTGCAACGAAGTATTCACTCCTGTTCCTTTGTTCGTAGATAGTTGTTGCACCGATGTTATCAGAATTCCGAGTGTAATCCATGGTCCATCTGGAGAATTATACGATATTATTGCCCGTGACCACCCGTTGCCGTTCCTTGAGGCTGGAGATT